AGCCCAAAAATCCGGTATCTCCGCAACCGACCAGTCGTAGAGTTCCCAGTAATCCTTGAAGGACTTTCCGTACTTTCGATTCACCTGATCTATGAAGCGGGTGATATTGGCCTTGGCCTTTCGTTGCTCTGAAGGCTCCCAAAGAGGGGTTTTCTTGGTCATGGTCCTTGCCTCCAAAGAATGGAAATCTCGAGCTTTTTTCACTCGTAGCGTTCTGGGTGCAAACGCAGTTCCTTCAGGAAATCCTCCACTATACTTTCCTGATCATACTGAGGCTGCCAGCCCCATTCCTTTCGCGCCAGGCTGTCATCCAAAGGTAGAACGAGCCTGTCTATTATCTTCTGTTTTTCCTCGTCCACCTGGAATTGAATCCTGGCATCTGGAAGCTTCGCCTTTACCATTTCCACCAGCTCCTGCGCGCTGGCCGCCGGGCTAGGACCTGCCACCACGTAGTTCACCATCTGAATGTTCTCCCTGGGCGCATCCCCCAGCATCACAATGGCTCTGGCAGCGTCTTTGAAATACATCACCGGACAGCGCGTATCTGGCCTCACGTACATCACGTAGGGCCTGCCTTTGGCGCACTCCTCTATGACCCATGCATTGTATTGCACGATACCAGGTGTCTTGACCCCTGGCCCTACTATGGAAGGATAACGTACTCCCCTGAAATCAAGACCGTACTTGCGTCTGTAAAAAAGCCCCATTAGCTCGGAAAAGACCTTGGTACAGCCATAGAAGAGCTGGGGCCTCTGTAAGGTGTAATCGTCTATCTTTGCCTCCCGGATGTCCAGCCCATAGGTGGCTATGGTGCTTGAAAACAGGACCTTCTCCACATCGAAGAGCCTGGCCGCCTCCAATACATGGAATGTGCCCATGGCATTGGCGCGGAATGAGGCCTGCGGATCTGCGTCAGATGGTACCGACAACATGCCCCCCAGGTGATATATGGCCGTGGGATTGCATTGCTTGACCACGCTTAGGACATGGCTGAAATTCCCAAGGTCCCCCTTGACCACCCGCACCTTTTCCACAACGTCCTGGAGCAGTTTCGTCGAGGGATTGATGTCAAAGGCTGTGACTTGCTCCCCTCTGGCCAAAAGTAGACGAACCACTTCGGCTCCTATGAATCCGGTCCCACCAGTTACCAAGACTGCCATGTCCCGCCTCCCTCTCAGTCCTTCCAGTAGAGTTCCTTGAGTCTCCTCAAAAACTCCTTGTCCCTCCTTCGGATGGCCTCATCCAGCTCTGCCTTGGAAAAATCCACAGCATAGTCATAGAAACCTTTGCCTGACTTGATGCCCAAATGCCCTTGGGAGATGAGTTCCCGCACCACATTGGGAACCTCTGTGGAACTGCAGATCTCTGGTACAAGGTTATCGTAGACCCTCACCCAGAGATCCAGGCCCCCCAGGTCTGCCGTGAGAAGAGGACCTATGCTGGCCAGCCTGAACCCAATACTGCCTTTGACAGCCTTGTCTATGTCTTCTGCACTGGCAATACCCCTGGCGTAGAGATCCCACACTTCCCTGATAAGGGCGGTTTGAATTCTGTTGACTATGAAGCCGGGAAGCTCCTTTTGGATCCTCACAGGCATCTTACGGATCCTCTGTAAGAGTCCCACTGCCACCTCCATGGTTTCATCAGTGGTCTTGGGCCCTCGCACCACCTCCACAGTAGGCACTATGTGAGGAGGATTGAACCAGTGAGTCACAACCAGCCTTTCTTTGTCTTTGACCTTTTGGCCTATGGCCGAGAGGGTAAGAGAAGAAGTGTTAGTGGCTATTATGGCCTGGGAAGGGCAAAGACTCTCCACCTGGGCGAAGAGCTCCTGCTTCAGGCTCAGATCCTCTGGAGCCGCCTCCACGATGAAGTCTGCCCCCTCAACTGCCCGAGCCAGTTGTGTGGTGGTAAGAAGTCTCTCCATGGCCGGCTCCACGGCCCCTGACTCAAGAAGTCCCTCCTGGGCGAACATCTGCATGTTCTCTTTGATGTGAGAACGAGCCGTCTTCAACACGGCCTCACTTATGTCATAAAGGCCAACGGGATATCCTCCCATCAGGAAGGCCTGGGCAATGCCATGGCCCATGATCCCGGCACCCAGCACAGATACCCTCTTCACATCTTCCAGCTTCATAGCGCGCCCCCTCCTGGTCCCACCCTTGGGGATTAAGAAAGCTCAACCTCAGCCAGCAATCCTAATAGCTCACCTTGTCCAACCCCTTGAGTCCCAGGATCTGTCTGGCTTCATCAGGTGTGGCGGGCTCAATGCCCAGCTCACGGGCGATTCTGACGATCTTTTCCACCTGCTCGGCATTGCTCTTGGCCATGCGGCCCTTTTCCACGTAGAGGCTGTCTTCGAGCCCCACTCTGGCATTTCCGCCCATTACCAAGGCAGCAGTACACATGGGCATCTGATTACGGCCCGCCGCACAAACCGACCATTGAAAATCCCCTATGAGGTTCTTGGCCGTCTGATAAAGGAACACCAGGTTCTCCACTGTGGCTGGAATCCCGCCCAAGATCCCCATGACAAATTGCAGGTAAACGGGCTTTTGAATATGGCCAGCCTGGATCATGAAGGCCAGGTTGTTTATCATTCCCACGTCGTAGATCTCTATTTCAGGCTTGGTCTGAGATTCCTTGAAAAACCCGCAGAACTCCCTCATGGTCTTGAAGGTGTTGGGAAAGATCAGATCCTCGGTCATTGCCAGATACTGGGGCTCCCAGGGGTGCTTCCACTCTTTGATCTTCTGAAGTATTGGGAAAAGGGCGAAGTTAAGAGATCCGAAATTGAAAGACGCAAGCTCTGGCCTGAATCTCCTTACCACCCCAACCCTCTGCTCGGCGGTCATGCCGAGGCCCCCACCAGTGGTGGTGCAAAGGATAATGTTGCAGCGGGATTTCACCTCGGTCAGCACCTCACCAAAAAGCTCCAGAGAGGGTGAGGGAGCCCCGGTTTCAGGATCCCTGACATGGATGTGAGCCACCGCTGCCCCAGCCTCCCATGCCCTTACCGCCTCATCGGCTATCTGCTTGGGGGTTATGGGCAGATAAGGGGTCATGCTGGGGGTGTGGATGCTACCTGTGATGGCTGCTGTTATGATTGCCTTGGACATGGAAACACCTCCTTTTGCCTGAACTCCAGGCTGCCTACTTGGCCCCTTCCAAAGCCTTGGGGAGCCAGATACAAAGCTCAGGAAACGCTATGCAAAGCGCGGTCACTATTGCCTGTATGCATACAAAGGGCACTATACC
The sequence above is drawn from the bacterium genome and encodes:
- a CDS encoding NAD-dependent epimerase/dehydratase family protein, with amino-acid sequence MAVLVTGGTGFIGAEVVRLLLARGEQVTAFDINPSTKLLQDVVEKVRVVKGDLGNFSHVLSVVKQCNPTAIYHLGGMLSVPSDADPQASFRANAMGTFHVLEAARLFDVEKVLFSSTIATYGLDIREAKIDDYTLQRPQLFYGCTKVFSELMGLFYRRKYGLDFRGVRYPSIVGPGVKTPGIVQYNAWVIEECAKGRPYVMYVRPDTRCPVMYFKDAARAIVMLGDAPRENIQMVNYVVAGPSPAASAQELVEMVKAKLPDARIQFQVDEEKQKIIDRLVLPLDDSLARKEWGWQPQYDQESIVEDFLKELRLHPERYE
- a CDS encoding 3-hydroxyacyl-CoA dehydrogenase family protein, which gives rise to MKLEDVKRVSVLGAGIMGHGIAQAFLMGGYPVGLYDISEAVLKTARSHIKENMQMFAQEGLLESGAVEPAMERLLTTTQLARAVEGADFIVEAAPEDLSLKQELFAQVESLCPSQAIIATNTSSLTLSAIGQKVKDKERLVVTHWFNPPHIVPTVEVVRGPKTTDETMEVAVGLLQRIRKMPVRIQKELPGFIVNRIQTALIREVWDLYARGIASAEDIDKAVKGSIGFRLASIGPLLTADLGGLDLWVRVYDNLVPEICSSTEVPNVVRELISQGHLGIKSGKGFYDYAVDFSKAELDEAIRRRDKEFLRRLKELYWKD
- a CDS encoding 3-keto-5-aminohexanoate cleavage protein — its product is MSKAIITAAITGSIHTPSMTPYLPITPKQIADEAVRAWEAGAAVAHIHVRDPETGAPSPSLELFGEVLTEVKSRCNIILCTTTGGGLGMTAEQRVGVVRRFRPELASFNFGSLNFALFPILQKIKEWKHPWEPQYLAMTEDLIFPNTFKTMREFCGFFKESQTKPEIEIYDVGMINNLAFMIQAGHIQKPVYLQFVMGILGGIPATVENLVFLYQTAKNLIGDFQWSVCAAGRNQMPMCTAALVMGGNARVGLEDSLYVEKGRMAKSNAEQVEKIVRIARELGIEPATPDEARQILGLKGLDKVSY